Proteins co-encoded in one Sphingomonas sanguinis genomic window:
- a CDS encoding IS3 family transposase (programmed frameshift): MSKTTDKFAPEVRERAVRMVLDHERDHPSRWAAIISIAEKIGCSGHTLLEWVKKAEVNSGKRAGVPTEVADKVKALEREVRELRQANEILRKASAYFCPGGARPPVPTMIAFIDDHRKAYGVEPICRVLPIAPSTYFERVAQRRDPTRLSVRAQQDVALKPEIARVFAENFAVYGVRKVWRQMMLEGFPVARCTVARLMRDMGLAGVIRGKPVRTTISDRAAPCPLDHVNRKFYAPAPNMLWVSDFTYVATWAGFVYVAFVIDTYARRIVGWRASRTAHAGFVLDALEQALHDRRPAHRGGLIHHSDRGSQYLSIKYTERLAEAGIEPSVGSVGDSYDNALAETINGLYKAEVIHRRGPWRSFEAVEFATLEWIDWFNHRRLLEPIGNIPPAEAEEQYYAAADNLDMAA, from the exons ATGAGCAAGACGACGGACAAGTTTGCACCTGAGGTCCGCGAGCGAGCGGTACGGATGGTGCTGGATCACGAGCGCGATCACCCGTCTCGATGGGCAGCGATCATATCCATTGCCGAGAAGATCGGTTGCTCAGGCCACACGCTGCTGGAGTGGGTGAAGAAGGCCGAAGTGAACAGCGGCAAGCGCGCGGGCGTCCCGACCGAGGTTGCCGACAAGGTGAAGGCGCTGGAGCGCGAGGTCCGTGAGCTGCGGCAGGCCAACGAGATTCTTCGCAAGGCATCCGCATATT TTTGCCCAGGCGGAGCTCGACCGCCCGTTCCGACGATGATCGCCTTCATCGACGATCACCGTAAAGCCTATGGGGTCGAGCCGATCTGCCGCGTTCTGCCGATCGCCCCATCGACGTATTTCGAGCGCGTCGCGCAGCGGCGGGATCCGACACGCCTATCGGTGCGGGCGCAGCAGGATGTCGCCTTGAAGCCGGAGATCGCGCGCGTATTTGCCGAGAACTTTGCGGTTTACGGCGTGCGCAAGGTCTGGCGGCAGATGATGCTGGAGGGTTTTCCGGTCGCTCGCTGTACGGTCGCGCGGTTGATGCGCGATATGGGCCTGGCAGGGGTGATCCGGGGCAAACCGGTGCGTACGACCATCAGTGACAGAGCGGCGCCGTGCCCACTCGATCACGTCAATCGCAAGTTCTACGCGCCAGCGCCGAACATGCTCTGGGTGTCAGACTTCACCTACGTCGCGACTTGGGCGGGGTTCGTCTACGTCGCCTTTGTCATCGATACCTACGCCAGGCGGATCGTCGGCTGGCGGGCCAGCAGGACGGCGCATGCCGGCTTCGTACTCGACGCCCTGGAACAGGCGCTTCATGATCGACGACCGGCCCATCGGGGCGGTCTCATCCATCATAGCGACCGCGGATCGCAATATCTGTCCATCAAGTACACCGAGCGCCTCGCCGAAGCCGGGATAGAGCCGTCGGTCGGCAGCGTCGGAGACAGCTACGACAATGCTTTGGCCGAGACGATCAACGGCCTCTACAAGGCCGAGGTGATCCACAGACGTGGGCCGTGGCGCAGCTTCGAAGCCGTCGAATTCGCTACGCTCGAATGGATCGACTGGTTCAACCATCGTCGGCTGCTCGAACCCATCGGCAACATCCCGCCTGCCGAAGCCGAAGAACAATATTATGCTGCCGCAGACAACCTCGATATGGCAGCGTGA